A single genomic interval of Tsukamurella paurometabola harbors:
- a CDS encoding PaaX family transcriptional regulator C-terminal domain-containing protein produces MADGLISTRSLIEAMLREDATIDAGELYAVAEALGMGDQQVRLAIKRLVTEGRFTVDGRGRGAVLTATDATRAGIEPDRAHVRLMYAQDRGEAPWDGVWHLAGFAVPEAQREARGALRDAIVALGGAPVQGGLYASAHAWEDSLRVTARTTGADAYLTTLSCTDLDVGGARGAAAAARLWPLDELADGHRRLADLATRALDRTAEAEHAERLALTVALVAEFTRAHEPDPLLPPQLLPPDWIGVHARALAARAWSALAEREAASPLRLLRWFDAPLQPH; encoded by the coding sequence ATGGCTGACGGACTGATCTCCACGCGCTCGCTGATCGAGGCCATGCTCCGCGAGGACGCGACGATCGATGCCGGCGAACTGTACGCGGTCGCCGAGGCCCTCGGCATGGGCGATCAGCAGGTGCGCCTCGCCATCAAGCGGCTCGTGACGGAGGGCCGGTTCACCGTCGACGGGCGGGGCCGGGGCGCGGTCCTCACCGCGACCGACGCGACCCGCGCGGGCATCGAACCCGACCGCGCGCACGTCCGGCTGATGTACGCGCAGGACCGCGGCGAGGCGCCCTGGGACGGGGTGTGGCACCTCGCGGGATTCGCGGTGCCCGAGGCGCAGCGGGAGGCGCGCGGCGCGCTCCGCGACGCCATCGTCGCGCTCGGCGGCGCGCCCGTGCAGGGCGGCCTGTACGCGTCCGCGCACGCGTGGGAGGACTCACTGCGAGTCACCGCCCGCACGACGGGCGCCGACGCCTACCTGACCACCCTCAGCTGCACCGACCTCGACGTCGGCGGCGCGCGCGGCGCCGCCGCCGCGGCCCGGCTGTGGCCCCTCGACGAACTGGCCGACGGACACCGTCGGCTCGCGGATCTGGCGACGCGGGCGCTCGACCGGACCGCGGAGGCGGAGCACGCCGAGCGGCTCGCACTGACGGTCGCCCTCGTGGCCGAGTTCACCCGCGCGCACGAGCCCGATCCGCTGCTGCCGCCGCAGTTGTTGCCGCCGGACTGGATCGGCGTGCACGCACGGGCTCTCGCCGCCCGCGCGTGGTCCGCACTCGCCGAGAGGGAGGCCGCATCGCCGCTGCGGCTCCTGCGCTGGTTCGACGCGCCCTTGCAACCCCACTAA
- a CDS encoding MlaE family ABC transporter permease: protein MRAAALYRLYRLAAIFTKSLSTIGRSVVLAGEIIAWTVRGVLKRNFAVGEMVTQSVTLLRVTTLPAVLVAIPFGAVVSVQVGALVDTVGANSLVGAASGIGIIRQGAPLATGVLLGGVCASAIAADLGSRTVREELQAMQVMGVDPIARLIAPRMLALMIIAPMLLVAIVAVAMVVALTVSVWQFGLSSGGFWSSFGAFSAPSDLAFAVLKAETGAMIVGLVAGLRGLEASGGPRGVADGVNSSVVLSITLIFLAFLGLTQLQTMFFPSQVA, encoded by the coding sequence GTGAGGGCCGCGGCGCTGTACCGGTTGTACCGGTTGGCCGCGATCTTCACGAAGAGCCTGTCCACGATCGGACGTTCGGTGGTGCTCGCCGGCGAGATCATCGCGTGGACGGTCCGCGGTGTCCTGAAGCGGAACTTCGCGGTCGGCGAGATGGTCACCCAGTCCGTCACGCTGCTGCGGGTCACCACGCTCCCGGCGGTGCTGGTGGCGATCCCGTTCGGCGCGGTCGTGTCGGTCCAGGTCGGTGCCCTCGTCGACACGGTCGGCGCGAACTCCCTGGTCGGTGCCGCGTCGGGCATCGGCATCATCCGGCAGGGCGCCCCGCTCGCCACGGGCGTGCTCCTGGGCGGCGTCTGCGCCTCGGCCATCGCCGCCGACCTCGGCTCCCGCACGGTCCGGGAGGAATTGCAGGCCATGCAGGTCATGGGCGTCGACCCGATCGCGCGCCTCATCGCGCCCCGCATGCTGGCGCTCATGATCATCGCGCCGATGCTGCTCGTCGCGATCGTCGCCGTGGCGATGGTCGTCGCGCTCACGGTCTCGGTGTGGCAGTTCGGGCTCAGCTCCGGCGGATTCTGGTCCTCCTTCGGCGCCTTCTCGGCACCGTCGGACCTGGCCTTCGCCGTGCTCAAGGCCGAGACGGGCGCGATGATCGTCGGTCTCGTCGCCGGCCTCCGCGGCCTCGAGGCCTCCGGCGGCCCGCGCGGCGTCGCCGACGGCGTGAACTCGTCGGTCGTCCTGTCGATCACCCTGATCTTCCTGGCCTTCCTCGGTCTCACCCAGCTGCAGACGATGTTCTTCCCGAGTCAGGTGGCCTGA
- the kstR gene encoding cholesterol catabolism transcriptional regulator KstR, which yields MPPEGTPAATATAPASSREDLDTAGQRERRKRIIDATLALARKGGYDAVQMRAVAKKADVALGTLYRYFPSKVHLLVAGLVSQFERAGERIGKVQVPGDTPAERLMFVLDRNTEALQRAPLLTEAMVRAFMFADATAAAEVERVGRLLEGMFAHALGVEDPDERQRDTFHLIADVWMANLVAWVTHRASAAEVQKRLSVAVDLLIKD from the coding sequence ATGCCGCCCGAAGGCACCCCCGCCGCCACCGCCACCGCTCCCGCGTCGTCGCGGGAGGACCTCGACACCGCGGGTCAGCGCGAGCGGCGCAAGCGCATCATCGACGCCACGCTGGCGCTGGCCCGCAAGGGCGGCTACGACGCGGTCCAGATGCGCGCGGTGGCGAAGAAGGCCGACGTGGCGCTGGGAACCCTGTACCGCTACTTCCCGTCGAAGGTGCACCTGCTCGTGGCGGGGCTGGTCAGCCAGTTCGAGCGCGCGGGTGAGCGGATCGGGAAGGTCCAGGTGCCGGGTGACACCCCGGCGGAACGCCTGATGTTCGTGCTCGACCGCAATACCGAGGCCCTGCAGCGCGCCCCGCTGCTCACCGAGGCGATGGTGCGCGCCTTCATGTTCGCCGATGCGACGGCGGCGGCCGAGGTGGAGCGGGTCGGCCGCCTCCTCGAGGGCATGTTCGCCCACGCGCTGGGCGTCGAGGATCCCGACGAGCGCCAGCGCGATACGTTCCATCTGATCGCCGATGTGTGGATGGCGAACCTGGTCGCCTGGGTCACCCATCGCGCATCGGCCGCCGAGGTCCAGAAACGGCTCTCCGTGGCCGTCGATCTCCTCATCAAGGACTAG
- a CDS encoding MlaE family ABC transporter permease, whose translation MTTTNPPAPAQPKKTSALDSKPASLIARIGEAVVFVAQSIYLVPVALMKYRGETSRVLKQLAWGRGSVVVDGGVVVMMVILGAASGAAVAIEAYAGLNLIGFGPLTGVIGGLANIREMIPISAGIGFAAQAGCRMTAQIGSMRIAEEIDAVEALGIRSIPYVVSTRLIAGIVVVIPAYLLTLLLAFLTCKLIVVVFHGQALGTYNHYFEQFLSPGDIALSTLKAVVFCAAVTIIHCYYGYFAKGGPEGVGLASGRAVRASLVSVLTLDFILTIMFWGIAPTIIFKG comes from the coding sequence ATGACCACCACGAACCCGCCCGCGCCGGCGCAGCCGAAGAAGACCTCGGCGCTCGACTCGAAGCCCGCGAGCCTGATCGCGCGGATCGGCGAGGCCGTCGTCTTCGTCGCGCAGTCCATCTACCTCGTGCCGGTCGCGCTCATGAAGTACCGCGGCGAGACCTCCCGGGTGCTCAAGCAGCTCGCGTGGGGTCGCGGGTCCGTCGTGGTCGACGGTGGCGTGGTGGTCATGATGGTCATCCTCGGCGCGGCGAGCGGCGCGGCGGTCGCCATCGAGGCGTACGCGGGCCTCAACCTCATCGGTTTCGGCCCGCTCACCGGCGTGATCGGCGGCCTCGCGAACATCCGCGAGATGATCCCGATCTCGGCCGGGATCGGCTTCGCCGCGCAGGCCGGCTGCCGCATGACGGCGCAGATCGGTTCCATGCGGATCGCGGAGGAGATCGACGCCGTGGAGGCCCTCGGCATCCGGTCGATCCCCTACGTGGTCAGCACCCGGCTCATCGCCGGCATCGTCGTGGTGATCCCGGCGTACCTGCTCACGCTGCTGCTCGCCTTCCTCACCTGCAAGCTGATCGTCGTCGTCTTCCACGGGCAGGCGCTCGGTACGTACAACCACTACTTCGAGCAGTTCCTCAGCCCCGGCGACATCGCGCTGTCGACACTCAAGGCCGTGGTCTTCTGCGCCGCCGTGACGATCATCCACTGCTACTACGGGTACTTCGCCAAGGGCGGCCCGGAGGGCGTGGGTCTCGCCAGCGGGCGGGCGGTGCGCGCCAGCCTCGTCTCCGTGCTCACGCTCGACTTCATCCTGACCATCATGTTCTGGGGCATTGCCCCCACGATCATCTTCAAGGGCTGA
- the rfbB gene encoding dTDP-glucose 4,6-dehydratase: MHIVVTGGAGFIGANFVRRTVATRPDVRITVLDALTYAANESSLDDLRERIDFVKGSIADPSVVDEVVAGADSVVNFAADTHNDNSLSDPWPFLDTNIRGTAVLLDAVRRHDVRLHHISTDEVFGDLPLDSPERFTEDTPYRPSSPYSASKASSDHLVRAWVRSFGVRATISNCSNNYGPYQHVEKFIPRQITNILAGERPKLYGAGTNVRDWIHVDDHNDAVWAILDRGTIGETYLIGADGERSNRDVLRTLLEVMGRPADAFDTVPDRPGHDLRYAIDSSKLRRELGWAPAHADLDAGLRATVAWYRDNRAWWEPGKAGVEAAYARREATP; encoded by the coding sequence ATGCACATCGTGGTCACCGGCGGCGCCGGCTTCATCGGCGCGAACTTCGTCCGGCGCACCGTCGCGACCCGCCCGGACGTGCGGATCACCGTGCTCGACGCGTTGACCTACGCCGCGAACGAGTCCTCGCTCGACGACCTGCGCGAGCGGATCGACTTCGTCAAGGGCTCGATCGCCGACCCGTCGGTGGTCGACGAGGTGGTCGCGGGCGCGGACTCGGTGGTGAACTTCGCCGCGGACACGCACAACGACAACTCACTCAGCGACCCGTGGCCGTTCCTGGACACCAACATCCGCGGCACCGCCGTGCTCCTCGACGCGGTGCGCCGGCACGACGTCCGGCTGCACCACATCTCGACCGACGAGGTCTTCGGGGACCTGCCGTTGGACTCCCCCGAGCGGTTCACCGAGGACACACCGTACCGGCCGTCGAGCCCGTACTCGGCGTCCAAGGCCTCGTCCGATCACCTGGTGCGGGCGTGGGTCCGCAGCTTCGGCGTGCGGGCCACGATCTCCAACTGCTCCAACAACTACGGCCCGTACCAGCACGTGGAGAAGTTCATCCCGCGGCAGATCACGAACATTCTCGCGGGTGAGCGGCCGAAGCTCTACGGGGCGGGCACCAACGTCCGGGACTGGATCCACGTCGACGACCACAACGACGCCGTGTGGGCGATCCTCGACCGGGGCACGATCGGCGAGACCTACCTGATCGGAGCCGACGGCGAGCGGTCGAACCGCGATGTGCTCCGCACCCTGCTCGAGGTGATGGGCCGTCCCGCCGACGCCTTCGACACCGTCCCGGACCGGCCCGGCCACGACCTGCGCTACGCCATCGACTCGAGCAAGCTGCGGCGCGAGTTGGGCTGGGCACCCGCGCACGCCGACCTGGACGCCGGCCTGCGGGCCACGGTCGCCTGGTACCGCGACAACCGGGCCTGGTGGGAGCCGGGCAAGGCGGGCGTCGAGGCCGCCTACGCGCGCCGTGAAGCCACGCCCTGA